A window from Mus caroli chromosome 2, CAROLI_EIJ_v1.1, whole genome shotgun sequence encodes these proteins:
- the Adnp gene encoding activity-dependent neuroprotector homeobox protein isoform X2, which translates to MPKTMFQLPVNNLGSLRKARKTVKKILSDIGLEYCKEHIEDFKQFEPNDFYLKNTTWEDVGLWDPSLTKNQDYRTKPFCCSACPFSSKFFSAYKSHFRNVHSEDFENRILLNCPYCTFNADKKTLETHIKIFHAPNSSAPSSSLSTFKDKNKNDGLKPKQADNVEQAVYYCKKCTYRDPLYEIVRKHIYREHFQHVAAPYIAKAGEKSLNGAVSLGTNAREECNIHCKRCLFMPKSYEALVQHVIEDHERIGYQVTAMIGHTNVVVPRAKPLMLIAPKPQDKKGMGLPPRISSLASGNVRSLPSQQMVNRLSIPKPNLNSTGVNMMSNVHLQQNNYGVKSVGQSYGVGQSVRLGLGGNAPVSIPQQSQSVKQLLPSGNGRSFGLGAEQRPPAAARYSLQTANTSLPPGQVKSPSVSQSQASRVLGQSSSKPPPAATGPPPSNHCATQKWKICTICNELFPENVYSVHFEKEHKAEKVPAVANYIMKIHNFTSKCLYCNRYLPTDTLLNHMLIHGLSCPYCRSTFNDVEKMAAHMRMVHIDEEMGPKTDSTLSFDLTLQQGSHTNIHLLVTTYNLRDAPAESVAYHAQNNAPVPPKPQPKVQEKADVPVKSSPQAAVPYKKDVGKTLCPLCFSILKGPISDALAHHLRERHQVIQTVHPVEKKLTYKCIHCLGVYTSNMTASTITLHLVHCRGVGKTQNGQDKTNAPSRLNQSPGLAPVKRTYEQMEFPLLKKRKLEDDTDSPSCFEEKPEEPVVLALDPKGHEDDSYEARKSFLTKYFNKQPYPTRREIEKLAASLWLWKSDIASHFSNKRKKCVRDCEKYKPGVLLGFNMKELNKVKHEMDFDAEWLFENHDEKDSRVNASKTVDKKLNLGKEDDSFSDSFEHLEEESNGSGSPFDPVFEVEPKIPSDNLEEPVPKVIPEGALESEKLDQKEEEEEEDGSKYETIHLTEEPAKLMHDASDSEVDQDDVVEWKDGASPSESGPGSQQISDFEDNTCEMKPGTWSDESSQSEDARSSKPAAKKKATVQDDTEQLKWKNSSYGKVEGFWSKDQSQWENASENAERLPNPQIEWQNSTIDSEDGEQFDSMTDGVADPMHGSLTGVKLSSQQA; encoded by the coding sequence GACTATCGGACAAAACCTTTTTGCTGCAGTGCTTGTCCGTTTTCCTCAAAATTCTTCTCTGCCTACAAAAGTCATTTCCGGAATGTCCATAGTGAAGACTTTGAAAATAGGATTCTTCTTAACTGCCCTTACTGTACCTTCAATGCAGATAAAAAGACTTTGgaaacacacattaaaatatttcatgctCCAAACTCCAGCGCACCAAGTAGCAGCCTCAGCACtttcaaagataaaaacaaaaacgatGGCCTTAAACCTAAGCAGGCTGACAATGTAGAGCAAGCCGTGTATTACTGCAAGAAGTGCACTTACCGAGACCCTCTCTATGAGATCGTCAGGAAGCACATCTACAGGGAACATTTTCAACACGTGGCAGCACCCTACATAGCAAAGGCAGGAGAAAAATCACTCAATGGTGCAGTCTCCCTGGGCACAAATGCCCGAGAAGAGTGTAACATCCACTGCAAGCGATGCCTTTTCATGCCCAAGTCCTATGAAGCTTTGGTACAGCATGTCATTGAGGACCATGAACGGATAGGCTATCAGGTCACTGCCATGATCGGACACACAAATGTTGTAGTTCCCCGAGCCAAGCCCTTGATGCTGATAGCTCCCAAACCTCAAGACAAAAAGGGCATGGGACTCCCACCACGGATCAGCTCCCTTGCTTCTGGAAATGTCCGGTCGTTGCCATCACAGCAGATGGTGAACCGATTGTCAATACCAAAGCCCAACTTAAATTCAACGGGAGTCAACATGATGTCCAATGTTCACCTGCAGCAAAACAACTATGGAGTCAAATCTGTGGGCCAGAGCTATGGTGTTGGCCAGTCGGTGAGGCTGGGACTAGGTGGCAATGCTCCAGTCTCCATCCCTCAACAGTCTCAGTCCGTGAAACAGTTACTTCCAAGTGGGAATGGGAGGTCTTTTGGGCTAGGTGCTGAGCAGAGGCCCCCAGCAGCAGCCAGGTACTCCCTGCAGACTGCCAACACCTCTCTACCCCCAGGCCAAGTGAAgtctccctctgtgtctcagTCACAGGCATCTAGAGTATTAGGTCAGTCCAGTTCTAAACCTCCACCAGCCGCCACAGGCCCTCCTCCAAGCAACCACTGTGCCACTCAGAAGTGGAAAATCTGTACAATCTGTAACGAGCTTTTCCCTGAGAACGTCTACAGCGTTCACTTCGAAAAGGAGCATAAAGCTGAGAAAGTCCCAGCCGTAGCTAACTACATTATGAAAATACACAATTTTACTAGCAAATGCCTCTACTGTAATCGCTATTTGCCTACAGATACCCTACTCAACCATATGTTAATTCATGGTCTGTCTTGTCCATATTGCCGTTCCACCTTCAACGATGTAGAGAAAATGGCAGCACACATGCGAATGGTTCATATTGATGAAGAGATGGGGCCTAAAACGGATTCTACTTTGAGCTTTGATTTGACATTGCAACAGGGCAGTCACACCAACATTCATCTCCTGGTGACCACATACAACCTGAGGGATGCCCCTGCTGAATCAGTTGCTTACCATGCCCAAAATAATGCCCCAGTTCCTCCAAAGCCACAACCAAAAGTTCAGGAAAAAGCGGATGTCCCCGTTAAAAGTTCACCTCAAGCTGCAGTGCCCTATAAAAAGGATGTTGGGAAGACCCTTTGCCCTCTTTGCTTTTCAATACTAAAAGGACCCATATCTGATGCACTTGCACATCATTTACGAGAAAGACACCAAGTTATTCAGACAGTTCATCCAGTTGAGAAAAAGCTAACTTACAAATGTATCCATTGCCTTGGTGTGTATACTAGCAACATGACCGCCTCAACCATCACTCTGCATCTAGTCCACTGCAGGGGTGTCGGGAAAACCCAGAATGGCCAGGACAAGACAAACGCACCTTCTCGCCTCAATCAGTCTCCAGGCCTGGCCCCTGTGAAGCGCACGTATGAGCAAATGGAGTTTCCACTGCTAAAAAAGCGGAAGCTGGAGGATGATACTGATTCCCCTAGCTGCTTtgaagagaagccagaagagcctgtTGTTTTAGCTTTAGACCCCAAGGGTCATGAAGATGATTCTTATGAGGCTAGGAAAAGCTTTCTCACAAAGTACTTCAACAAACAGCCCTATCCCACCAGGAGAGAAATTGAGAAGTTAGCTGCCAGTCTATGGCTATGGAAGAGTGACATTGCCTCCCATTTCAGTAACAAGAGGAAGAAGTGTGTCCGCGACTGTGAAAAGTACAAGCCTGGTGTACTGCTAGGTTTTAACatgaaagaattaaataaagtcaaACATGAGATGGATTTTGATGCTGAGTGGCTATTTGAAAATCACGATGAGAAAGACTCAAGAGTCAATGCTAGCAAGACTGTTGACAAAAAGCTTAACCTTGGGAAAGAAGATGACAGCTTCTCAGATAGTTTTGAACATTTGGAAGAAGAATCCAATGGAAGCGGGAGTCCTTTTGACCCTGTCTTTGAAGTTGAGCCTAAAATTCCCAGTGATAATTTAGAGGAGCCTGTACCGAAGGTCATTCCTGAAGGTGCTTTGGAATCTGAGAAGCTAGaccaaaaagaggaggaggaggaggaggatggttcAAAATATGAAACTATCCATTTGACTGAGGAACCAGCCAAACTAATGCATGATGCCTCTGATAGTGAGGTAGACCAAGATGATGTAGTTGAGTGGAAAGATGGTGCTTCACCATCTGAGAGTGGGCCTGGTTCCCAACAAATCTCAGACTTTGAGGATAATACATGTGAAATGAAACCAGGAACCTGGTCTGATGAGTCTTCCCAGAGTGAAGATGCAAGGAGCAGTAAGCCAGCTGCCAAAAAAAAGGCTACAGTGCAAGATGACACAGAGCAGTTAAAATGGAAGAATAGTTCCTATGGAAAAGTTGAAGGGTTTTGGTCCAAGGACCAGTCACAGTGGGAAAATGCATCTGAGAATGCAGAGCGCTTACCAAACCCACAGATTGAGTGGCAGAATAGCACAATTGACAGTGAGGACGGGGAGCAGTTTGACAGCATGACTGACGGAGTTGCTGATCCCATGCATGGCAGCTTAACTGGAGTGAAGCTGAGCAGCCAGCAAGCCTGA
- the Adnp gene encoding activity-dependent neuroprotector homeobox protein isoform X3: MFQLPVNNLGSLRKARKTVKKILSDIGLEYCKEHIEDFKQFEPNDFYLKNTTWEDVGLWDPSLTKNQDYRTKPFCCSACPFSSKFFSAYKSHFRNVHSEDFENRILLNCPYCTFNADKKTLETHIKIFHAPNSSAPSSSLSTFKDKNKNDGLKPKQADNVEQAVYYCKKCTYRDPLYEIVRKHIYREHFQHVAAPYIAKAGEKSLNGAVSLGTNAREECNIHCKRCLFMPKSYEALVQHVIEDHERIGYQVTAMIGHTNVVVPRAKPLMLIAPKPQDKKGMGLPPRISSLASGNVRSLPSQQMVNRLSIPKPNLNSTGVNMMSNVHLQQNNYGVKSVGQSYGVGQSVRLGLGGNAPVSIPQQSQSVKQLLPSGNGRSFGLGAEQRPPAAARYSLQTANTSLPPGQVKSPSVSQSQASRVLGQSSSKPPPAATGPPPSNHCATQKWKICTICNELFPENVYSVHFEKEHKAEKVPAVANYIMKIHNFTSKCLYCNRYLPTDTLLNHMLIHGLSCPYCRSTFNDVEKMAAHMRMVHIDEEMGPKTDSTLSFDLTLQQGSHTNIHLLVTTYNLRDAPAESVAYHAQNNAPVPPKPQPKVQEKADVPVKSSPQAAVPYKKDVGKTLCPLCFSILKGPISDALAHHLRERHQVIQTVHPVEKKLTYKCIHCLGVYTSNMTASTITLHLVHCRGVGKTQNGQDKTNAPSRLNQSPGLAPVKRTYEQMEFPLLKKRKLEDDTDSPSCFEEKPEEPVVLALDPKGHEDDSYEARKSFLTKYFNKQPYPTRREIEKLAASLWLWKSDIASHFSNKRKKCVRDCEKYKPGVLLGFNMKELNKVKHEMDFDAEWLFENHDEKDSRVNASKTVDKKLNLGKEDDSFSDSFEHLEEESNGSGSPFDPVFEVEPKIPSDNLEEPVPKVIPEGALESEKLDQKEEEEEEDGSKYETIHLTEEPAKLMHDASDSEVDQDDVVEWKDGASPSESGPGSQQISDFEDNTCEMKPGTWSDESSQSEDARSSKPAAKKKATVQDDTEQLKWKNSSYGKVEGFWSKDQSQWENASENAERLPNPQIEWQNSTIDSEDGEQFDSMTDGVADPMHGSLTGVKLSSQQA; encoded by the coding sequence GACTATCGGACAAAACCTTTTTGCTGCAGTGCTTGTCCGTTTTCCTCAAAATTCTTCTCTGCCTACAAAAGTCATTTCCGGAATGTCCATAGTGAAGACTTTGAAAATAGGATTCTTCTTAACTGCCCTTACTGTACCTTCAATGCAGATAAAAAGACTTTGgaaacacacattaaaatatttcatgctCCAAACTCCAGCGCACCAAGTAGCAGCCTCAGCACtttcaaagataaaaacaaaaacgatGGCCTTAAACCTAAGCAGGCTGACAATGTAGAGCAAGCCGTGTATTACTGCAAGAAGTGCACTTACCGAGACCCTCTCTATGAGATCGTCAGGAAGCACATCTACAGGGAACATTTTCAACACGTGGCAGCACCCTACATAGCAAAGGCAGGAGAAAAATCACTCAATGGTGCAGTCTCCCTGGGCACAAATGCCCGAGAAGAGTGTAACATCCACTGCAAGCGATGCCTTTTCATGCCCAAGTCCTATGAAGCTTTGGTACAGCATGTCATTGAGGACCATGAACGGATAGGCTATCAGGTCACTGCCATGATCGGACACACAAATGTTGTAGTTCCCCGAGCCAAGCCCTTGATGCTGATAGCTCCCAAACCTCAAGACAAAAAGGGCATGGGACTCCCACCACGGATCAGCTCCCTTGCTTCTGGAAATGTCCGGTCGTTGCCATCACAGCAGATGGTGAACCGATTGTCAATACCAAAGCCCAACTTAAATTCAACGGGAGTCAACATGATGTCCAATGTTCACCTGCAGCAAAACAACTATGGAGTCAAATCTGTGGGCCAGAGCTATGGTGTTGGCCAGTCGGTGAGGCTGGGACTAGGTGGCAATGCTCCAGTCTCCATCCCTCAACAGTCTCAGTCCGTGAAACAGTTACTTCCAAGTGGGAATGGGAGGTCTTTTGGGCTAGGTGCTGAGCAGAGGCCCCCAGCAGCAGCCAGGTACTCCCTGCAGACTGCCAACACCTCTCTACCCCCAGGCCAAGTGAAgtctccctctgtgtctcagTCACAGGCATCTAGAGTATTAGGTCAGTCCAGTTCTAAACCTCCACCAGCCGCCACAGGCCCTCCTCCAAGCAACCACTGTGCCACTCAGAAGTGGAAAATCTGTACAATCTGTAACGAGCTTTTCCCTGAGAACGTCTACAGCGTTCACTTCGAAAAGGAGCATAAAGCTGAGAAAGTCCCAGCCGTAGCTAACTACATTATGAAAATACACAATTTTACTAGCAAATGCCTCTACTGTAATCGCTATTTGCCTACAGATACCCTACTCAACCATATGTTAATTCATGGTCTGTCTTGTCCATATTGCCGTTCCACCTTCAACGATGTAGAGAAAATGGCAGCACACATGCGAATGGTTCATATTGATGAAGAGATGGGGCCTAAAACGGATTCTACTTTGAGCTTTGATTTGACATTGCAACAGGGCAGTCACACCAACATTCATCTCCTGGTGACCACATACAACCTGAGGGATGCCCCTGCTGAATCAGTTGCTTACCATGCCCAAAATAATGCCCCAGTTCCTCCAAAGCCACAACCAAAAGTTCAGGAAAAAGCGGATGTCCCCGTTAAAAGTTCACCTCAAGCTGCAGTGCCCTATAAAAAGGATGTTGGGAAGACCCTTTGCCCTCTTTGCTTTTCAATACTAAAAGGACCCATATCTGATGCACTTGCACATCATTTACGAGAAAGACACCAAGTTATTCAGACAGTTCATCCAGTTGAGAAAAAGCTAACTTACAAATGTATCCATTGCCTTGGTGTGTATACTAGCAACATGACCGCCTCAACCATCACTCTGCATCTAGTCCACTGCAGGGGTGTCGGGAAAACCCAGAATGGCCAGGACAAGACAAACGCACCTTCTCGCCTCAATCAGTCTCCAGGCCTGGCCCCTGTGAAGCGCACGTATGAGCAAATGGAGTTTCCACTGCTAAAAAAGCGGAAGCTGGAGGATGATACTGATTCCCCTAGCTGCTTtgaagagaagccagaagagcctgtTGTTTTAGCTTTAGACCCCAAGGGTCATGAAGATGATTCTTATGAGGCTAGGAAAAGCTTTCTCACAAAGTACTTCAACAAACAGCCCTATCCCACCAGGAGAGAAATTGAGAAGTTAGCTGCCAGTCTATGGCTATGGAAGAGTGACATTGCCTCCCATTTCAGTAACAAGAGGAAGAAGTGTGTCCGCGACTGTGAAAAGTACAAGCCTGGTGTACTGCTAGGTTTTAACatgaaagaattaaataaagtcaaACATGAGATGGATTTTGATGCTGAGTGGCTATTTGAAAATCACGATGAGAAAGACTCAAGAGTCAATGCTAGCAAGACTGTTGACAAAAAGCTTAACCTTGGGAAAGAAGATGACAGCTTCTCAGATAGTTTTGAACATTTGGAAGAAGAATCCAATGGAAGCGGGAGTCCTTTTGACCCTGTCTTTGAAGTTGAGCCTAAAATTCCCAGTGATAATTTAGAGGAGCCTGTACCGAAGGTCATTCCTGAAGGTGCTTTGGAATCTGAGAAGCTAGaccaaaaagaggaggaggaggaggaggatggttcAAAATATGAAACTATCCATTTGACTGAGGAACCAGCCAAACTAATGCATGATGCCTCTGATAGTGAGGTAGACCAAGATGATGTAGTTGAGTGGAAAGATGGTGCTTCACCATCTGAGAGTGGGCCTGGTTCCCAACAAATCTCAGACTTTGAGGATAATACATGTGAAATGAAACCAGGAACCTGGTCTGATGAGTCTTCCCAGAGTGAAGATGCAAGGAGCAGTAAGCCAGCTGCCAAAAAAAAGGCTACAGTGCAAGATGACACAGAGCAGTTAAAATGGAAGAATAGTTCCTATGGAAAAGTTGAAGGGTTTTGGTCCAAGGACCAGTCACAGTGGGAAAATGCATCTGAGAATGCAGAGCGCTTACCAAACCCACAGATTGAGTGGCAGAATAGCACAATTGACAGTGAGGACGGGGAGCAGTTTGACAGCATGACTGACGGAGTTGCTGATCCCATGCATGGCAGCTTAACTGGAGTGAAGCTGAGCAGCCAGCAAGCCTGA
- the Adnp gene encoding activity-dependent neuroprotector homeobox protein isoform X1: MSQRPFRELLNCHCHYCVLLHLPENLLGLWVNAELEVEFYSVLPETMFQLPVNNLGSLRKARKTVKKILSDIGLEYCKEHIEDFKQFEPNDFYLKNTTWEDVGLWDPSLTKNQDYRTKPFCCSACPFSSKFFSAYKSHFRNVHSEDFENRILLNCPYCTFNADKKTLETHIKIFHAPNSSAPSSSLSTFKDKNKNDGLKPKQADNVEQAVYYCKKCTYRDPLYEIVRKHIYREHFQHVAAPYIAKAGEKSLNGAVSLGTNAREECNIHCKRCLFMPKSYEALVQHVIEDHERIGYQVTAMIGHTNVVVPRAKPLMLIAPKPQDKKGMGLPPRISSLASGNVRSLPSQQMVNRLSIPKPNLNSTGVNMMSNVHLQQNNYGVKSVGQSYGVGQSVRLGLGGNAPVSIPQQSQSVKQLLPSGNGRSFGLGAEQRPPAAARYSLQTANTSLPPGQVKSPSVSQSQASRVLGQSSSKPPPAATGPPPSNHCATQKWKICTICNELFPENVYSVHFEKEHKAEKVPAVANYIMKIHNFTSKCLYCNRYLPTDTLLNHMLIHGLSCPYCRSTFNDVEKMAAHMRMVHIDEEMGPKTDSTLSFDLTLQQGSHTNIHLLVTTYNLRDAPAESVAYHAQNNAPVPPKPQPKVQEKADVPVKSSPQAAVPYKKDVGKTLCPLCFSILKGPISDALAHHLRERHQVIQTVHPVEKKLTYKCIHCLGVYTSNMTASTITLHLVHCRGVGKTQNGQDKTNAPSRLNQSPGLAPVKRTYEQMEFPLLKKRKLEDDTDSPSCFEEKPEEPVVLALDPKGHEDDSYEARKSFLTKYFNKQPYPTRREIEKLAASLWLWKSDIASHFSNKRKKCVRDCEKYKPGVLLGFNMKELNKVKHEMDFDAEWLFENHDEKDSRVNASKTVDKKLNLGKEDDSFSDSFEHLEEESNGSGSPFDPVFEVEPKIPSDNLEEPVPKVIPEGALESEKLDQKEEEEEEDGSKYETIHLTEEPAKLMHDASDSEVDQDDVVEWKDGASPSESGPGSQQISDFEDNTCEMKPGTWSDESSQSEDARSSKPAAKKKATVQDDTEQLKWKNSSYGKVEGFWSKDQSQWENASENAERLPNPQIEWQNSTIDSEDGEQFDSMTDGVADPMHGSLTGVKLSSQQA; encoded by the coding sequence GACTATCGGACAAAACCTTTTTGCTGCAGTGCTTGTCCGTTTTCCTCAAAATTCTTCTCTGCCTACAAAAGTCATTTCCGGAATGTCCATAGTGAAGACTTTGAAAATAGGATTCTTCTTAACTGCCCTTACTGTACCTTCAATGCAGATAAAAAGACTTTGgaaacacacattaaaatatttcatgctCCAAACTCCAGCGCACCAAGTAGCAGCCTCAGCACtttcaaagataaaaacaaaaacgatGGCCTTAAACCTAAGCAGGCTGACAATGTAGAGCAAGCCGTGTATTACTGCAAGAAGTGCACTTACCGAGACCCTCTCTATGAGATCGTCAGGAAGCACATCTACAGGGAACATTTTCAACACGTGGCAGCACCCTACATAGCAAAGGCAGGAGAAAAATCACTCAATGGTGCAGTCTCCCTGGGCACAAATGCCCGAGAAGAGTGTAACATCCACTGCAAGCGATGCCTTTTCATGCCCAAGTCCTATGAAGCTTTGGTACAGCATGTCATTGAGGACCATGAACGGATAGGCTATCAGGTCACTGCCATGATCGGACACACAAATGTTGTAGTTCCCCGAGCCAAGCCCTTGATGCTGATAGCTCCCAAACCTCAAGACAAAAAGGGCATGGGACTCCCACCACGGATCAGCTCCCTTGCTTCTGGAAATGTCCGGTCGTTGCCATCACAGCAGATGGTGAACCGATTGTCAATACCAAAGCCCAACTTAAATTCAACGGGAGTCAACATGATGTCCAATGTTCACCTGCAGCAAAACAACTATGGAGTCAAATCTGTGGGCCAGAGCTATGGTGTTGGCCAGTCGGTGAGGCTGGGACTAGGTGGCAATGCTCCAGTCTCCATCCCTCAACAGTCTCAGTCCGTGAAACAGTTACTTCCAAGTGGGAATGGGAGGTCTTTTGGGCTAGGTGCTGAGCAGAGGCCCCCAGCAGCAGCCAGGTACTCCCTGCAGACTGCCAACACCTCTCTACCCCCAGGCCAAGTGAAgtctccctctgtgtctcagTCACAGGCATCTAGAGTATTAGGTCAGTCCAGTTCTAAACCTCCACCAGCCGCCACAGGCCCTCCTCCAAGCAACCACTGTGCCACTCAGAAGTGGAAAATCTGTACAATCTGTAACGAGCTTTTCCCTGAGAACGTCTACAGCGTTCACTTCGAAAAGGAGCATAAAGCTGAGAAAGTCCCAGCCGTAGCTAACTACATTATGAAAATACACAATTTTACTAGCAAATGCCTCTACTGTAATCGCTATTTGCCTACAGATACCCTACTCAACCATATGTTAATTCATGGTCTGTCTTGTCCATATTGCCGTTCCACCTTCAACGATGTAGAGAAAATGGCAGCACACATGCGAATGGTTCATATTGATGAAGAGATGGGGCCTAAAACGGATTCTACTTTGAGCTTTGATTTGACATTGCAACAGGGCAGTCACACCAACATTCATCTCCTGGTGACCACATACAACCTGAGGGATGCCCCTGCTGAATCAGTTGCTTACCATGCCCAAAATAATGCCCCAGTTCCTCCAAAGCCACAACCAAAAGTTCAGGAAAAAGCGGATGTCCCCGTTAAAAGTTCACCTCAAGCTGCAGTGCCCTATAAAAAGGATGTTGGGAAGACCCTTTGCCCTCTTTGCTTTTCAATACTAAAAGGACCCATATCTGATGCACTTGCACATCATTTACGAGAAAGACACCAAGTTATTCAGACAGTTCATCCAGTTGAGAAAAAGCTAACTTACAAATGTATCCATTGCCTTGGTGTGTATACTAGCAACATGACCGCCTCAACCATCACTCTGCATCTAGTCCACTGCAGGGGTGTCGGGAAAACCCAGAATGGCCAGGACAAGACAAACGCACCTTCTCGCCTCAATCAGTCTCCAGGCCTGGCCCCTGTGAAGCGCACGTATGAGCAAATGGAGTTTCCACTGCTAAAAAAGCGGAAGCTGGAGGATGATACTGATTCCCCTAGCTGCTTtgaagagaagccagaagagcctgtTGTTTTAGCTTTAGACCCCAAGGGTCATGAAGATGATTCTTATGAGGCTAGGAAAAGCTTTCTCACAAAGTACTTCAACAAACAGCCCTATCCCACCAGGAGAGAAATTGAGAAGTTAGCTGCCAGTCTATGGCTATGGAAGAGTGACATTGCCTCCCATTTCAGTAACAAGAGGAAGAAGTGTGTCCGCGACTGTGAAAAGTACAAGCCTGGTGTACTGCTAGGTTTTAACatgaaagaattaaataaagtcaaACATGAGATGGATTTTGATGCTGAGTGGCTATTTGAAAATCACGATGAGAAAGACTCAAGAGTCAATGCTAGCAAGACTGTTGACAAAAAGCTTAACCTTGGGAAAGAAGATGACAGCTTCTCAGATAGTTTTGAACATTTGGAAGAAGAATCCAATGGAAGCGGGAGTCCTTTTGACCCTGTCTTTGAAGTTGAGCCTAAAATTCCCAGTGATAATTTAGAGGAGCCTGTACCGAAGGTCATTCCTGAAGGTGCTTTGGAATCTGAGAAGCTAGaccaaaaagaggaggaggaggaggaggatggttcAAAATATGAAACTATCCATTTGACTGAGGAACCAGCCAAACTAATGCATGATGCCTCTGATAGTGAGGTAGACCAAGATGATGTAGTTGAGTGGAAAGATGGTGCTTCACCATCTGAGAGTGGGCCTGGTTCCCAACAAATCTCAGACTTTGAGGATAATACATGTGAAATGAAACCAGGAACCTGGTCTGATGAGTCTTCCCAGAGTGAAGATGCAAGGAGCAGTAAGCCAGCTGCCAAAAAAAAGGCTACAGTGCAAGATGACACAGAGCAGTTAAAATGGAAGAATAGTTCCTATGGAAAAGTTGAAGGGTTTTGGTCCAAGGACCAGTCACAGTGGGAAAATGCATCTGAGAATGCAGAGCGCTTACCAAACCCACAGATTGAGTGGCAGAATAGCACAATTGACAGTGAGGACGGGGAGCAGTTTGACAGCATGACTGACGGAGTTGCTGATCCCATGCATGGCAGCTTAACTGGAGTGAAGCTGAGCAGCCAGCAAGCCTGA